A single Pseudomonas sp. DC1.2 DNA region contains:
- a CDS encoding YfaP family protein, whose translation MRFFLSLLILLVCAQVAWAAPAAELSEPVGGWRYNGLLDRSEYPQVAYPTPPIDRGVQRNRTMIEGQLKAIGTQRGPHTLAVNGNPLNLYTDEQGRFARPYAFGAGSNSVEVRSAEGKSLKRVQFYEANTLRTPARIRVVLGWDDPKAELDLHIITPDGQHAFFAHTALTNGGGLDPDGVDGPGPEMFTMTAPMHGTYLVYVNYWGNFGSEGYNFDEHSNQNEVITSQINLVLNENTVDEKRETFIVPLRAIGDLLLVKTFNY comes from the coding sequence ATGCGTTTTTTTCTTTCACTGCTGATACTGCTGGTTTGCGCCCAGGTTGCGTGGGCAGCGCCTGCGGCCGAGCTGTCGGAGCCGGTGGGCGGCTGGCGTTATAACGGTTTACTGGACCGCAGTGAATACCCTCAAGTGGCCTATCCCACACCGCCCATCGACCGGGGCGTGCAGCGCAATCGCACGATGATCGAAGGCCAGCTCAAGGCCATCGGCACGCAACGCGGGCCTCACACGCTGGCGGTCAACGGTAATCCGCTGAACCTGTACACCGACGAGCAAGGGCGCTTTGCCCGGCCGTATGCGTTTGGCGCTGGTTCCAACAGCGTCGAAGTGCGCAGTGCCGAGGGTAAATCGCTCAAGCGCGTTCAATTCTATGAAGCCAACACCCTGCGAACTCCGGCGCGGATTCGTGTGGTGCTGGGCTGGGACGATCCCAAAGCCGAACTCGACTTGCACATCATTACTCCCGACGGCCAGCACGCGTTCTTCGCCCACACGGCGTTGACCAATGGCGGCGGTCTGGACCCGGACGGTGTCGATGGCCCCGGCCCGGAAATGTTCACCATGACCGCGCCGATGCATGGCACCTATCTGGTTTATGTGAACTATTGGGGCAACTTCGGCAGCGAAGGCTATAACTTCGATGAGCACAGTAACCAGAACGAGGTGATTACCTCGCAGATCAACCTGGTGCTTAACGAAAACACCGTCGACGAAAAACGCGAGACCTTCATCGTGCCCCTGCGGGCCATCGGTGATCTGCTGCTGGTCAAGACTTTCAACTATTAA
- a CDS encoding ATP-binding protein: MILQKLKLKDFRRFEDIEIDFHPELTVIAARNGQGKTTILEAIATALGPFVGAFDMGKSKHIERTDARYVRLGNSFENEQRFPVIIDAALEAPDIKWQRALHGPKSRTTTKEAAPTRHVSSRPRSLTAQPVERWRKGHDFAYNRHGLALQPP; the protein is encoded by the coding sequence GTGATACTGCAAAAACTGAAACTCAAGGATTTCCGTCGATTCGAGGACATTGAAATCGACTTTCATCCTGAACTGACGGTAATTGCCGCACGAAACGGGCAAGGCAAAACCACGATTCTGGAGGCCATTGCCACCGCTCTCGGCCCTTTTGTTGGCGCATTTGACATGGGGAAGTCCAAGCACATCGAGCGCACGGATGCCCGCTATGTTCGTTTAGGCAATAGTTTTGAAAATGAGCAGCGATTCCCGGTCATTATTGATGCCGCTCTGGAAGCACCGGACATTAAGTGGCAGCGGGCACTGCACGGCCCGAAAAGTCGCACTACTACAAAAGAAGCAGCGCCAACTCGCCATGTTTCATCAAGACCACGGTCTCTTACCGCTCAGCCTGTTGAGCGATGGCGTAAGGGCCATGATTTCGCTTACAACCGACATGGCCTTGCGCTGCAGCCGCCTTAA
- a CDS encoding AAA family ATPase produces the protein MISLTTDMALRCSRLNGHFKEQASLLTKGIVLIDEVELHLHPAWQQQVIASLRRAFPKIQFILSTHSPQVLTTVNREQIRVIYRQEDTWIAERPKMSPLGQEAGDALAGIMEVPERPDIPITETANAYEQFARDGEADKPQAKELKAELDKAGYQIPKIEAELWDFLAEHAESQKND, from the coding sequence ATGATTTCGCTTACAACCGACATGGCCTTGCGCTGCAGCCGCCTTAATGGGCACTTCAAGGAGCAAGCCTCTCTACTGACAAAAGGGATTGTCTTGATCGATGAAGTGGAACTGCATCTGCATCCGGCCTGGCAGCAGCAAGTCATAGCGTCTTTGCGCAGGGCCTTTCCAAAAATTCAATTCATTCTCAGCACCCATAGCCCCCAGGTACTGACAACCGTCAACCGCGAACAGATTCGGGTCATTTACAGGCAAGAGGACACCTGGATTGCAGAGCGCCCCAAAATGAGCCCCCTTGGGCAAGAAGCCGGAGATGCTCTTGCAGGCATTATGGAAGTGCCTGAGCGTCCAGACATTCCAATTACAGAGACGGCTAACGCCTATGAACAATTCGCCCGAGACGGTGAAGCTGATAAGCCACAGGCAAAGGAATTGAAAGCAGAACTCGACAAAGCCGGCTATCAAATTCCAAAAATCGAAGCCGAACTTTGGGATTTTCTTGCTGAGCATGCCGAGAGCCAAAAGAATGATTGA
- a CDS encoding exodeoxyribonuclease VII small subunit, translating into MARKKAALDFEQSLADLQTLVERLENGELSLEDSLTAFEQGIGLTRDCQAALAQAEQKVQVLLERDGELAEEPFDADQPE; encoded by the coding sequence ATGGCCCGCAAAAAAGCTGCACTGGATTTCGAACAATCCCTCGCTGACCTGCAAACACTGGTCGAGCGACTGGAGAACGGCGAGTTGTCGCTGGAAGACTCGCTGACGGCTTTCGAGCAAGGCATCGGTCTGACCCGCGATTGCCAGGCGGCGCTGGCCCAGGCAGAGCAAAAGGTTCAAGTGCTGCTCGAGCGTGATGGCGAGCTGGCCGAGGAACCCTTTGACGCGGATCAGCCCGAATGA
- a CDS encoding farnesyl diphosphate synthase has translation MIAAYSATSQARVNAALQTLFNAPGPELARLYEAMRYSVMNGGKRVRPLLAYAACEALGGKAEQANGAACAVELIHAYSLVHDDLPAMDDDDLRRGQPTTHKKFDEACAILAGDGLQSLAFSALLDSRLSTLDAQISLQMVSALALAAGPAGMVGGQAIDLGSVGLKLDQKALEYMHRHKTGALIEVSVKLGALASGRAEKDELKSLQTYAQAVGLAFQVQDDILDVESDTETLGKRQGADIARDKPTYPALLGLDAAKTYALELRDQALHALRPFDAAAEPLRDLARYIVERRS, from the coding sequence ATGATTGCTGCCTATTCGGCGACCAGCCAGGCCAGGGTTAACGCAGCATTGCAAACCCTGTTCAACGCGCCAGGCCCCGAACTCGCCCGTCTCTATGAGGCCATGCGCTATAGCGTTATGAACGGCGGCAAGCGTGTGCGTCCGCTGCTGGCTTATGCCGCGTGCGAAGCGCTGGGCGGCAAGGCTGAACAGGCCAATGGCGCGGCGTGCGCTGTGGAGCTGATTCACGCCTATTCCCTGGTGCATGACGACTTACCGGCCATGGACGACGATGATCTGCGTCGCGGCCAGCCCACCACCCACAAAAAATTCGATGAGGCCTGTGCGATCCTCGCCGGCGACGGCTTGCAGAGCCTGGCCTTCAGCGCCCTGCTCGACTCGCGCCTGAGCACCTTGGATGCGCAAATCAGCTTGCAGATGGTCAGCGCCCTGGCGCTGGCAGCCGGCCCGGCGGGCATGGTCGGCGGCCAGGCCATCGACCTCGGTTCCGTCGGTTTGAAGCTCGATCAAAAAGCCCTTGAGTACATGCACCGGCACAAGACCGGTGCCTTGATCGAGGTCAGCGTCAAACTCGGCGCCCTGGCCAGCGGCCGTGCCGAAAAGGACGAGCTGAAGTCTTTGCAGACCTATGCCCAAGCCGTTGGCCTGGCGTTTCAGGTGCAGGACGATATTCTCGACGTCGAAAGTGATACTGAAACCCTCGGCAAACGCCAAGGCGCCGATATCGCTCGGGACAAACCCACTTACCCGGCCTTACTCGGCCTCGATGCCGCCAAGACCTATGCCTTGGAACTGCGCGATCAGGCCCTGCATGCACTGCGACCGTTTGACGCGGCAGCCGAGCCCCTGCGCGACCTGGCCCGCTACATTGTCGAGCGCCGCAGCTAA
- the dxs gene encoding 1-deoxy-D-xylulose-5-phosphate synthase has translation MPTTFHEIPRKRPTTPLLDRANTPDGLRRLGEAELETLADELRLELLYTVGQTGGHFGAGLGVIELTIALHYVFDTPDDRLVWDVGHQAYPHKILTGRRERMSTLRQKDGVAAFPRRAESEYDTFGVGHSSTSISAALGMAIASRLQNSDRKAIAVIGDGALTAGMAFEALNHAPEVNANMLVILNDNDMSISRNVGGLSNYLAKILSSRTYASMREGSKKVLSRLPGAWEIARRTEEYAKGMLVPGTLFEELGWNYIGPIDGHDLPTLIATLRNMRDLKGPQFLHVVTKKGKGFAPAEVDPIGYHAITKLDPLDAPAAAPKKASGPKYSAVFGEWLCNMAAADPRLVGITPAMKEGSDLVAFSERFPLRYFDVAIAEQHAVTFAAGMACEGAKPVVAIYSTFLQRGYDQLVHDVAVQNLDVLFAIDRAGLVGEDGPTHAGSFDLSFLRCIPGMLVMTPSDENELRKMLTTGYLYNGPAAVRYPRGTGPNAHIDNDLQPIEIGKGVVRRQGSKAALLVFGVQLAEALKVAETLDATVVDMRFVKPLDEALVREIAGSHDLLVTIEENAIMGGAGGAVSEFLARENILKSVLHLGLPDAYVEHAKPGQMLAECGLDEAGIEAAVRERLQRLNL, from the coding sequence ATGCCCACGACGTTTCATGAGATTCCCCGCAAGCGCCCGACCACGCCCCTGCTCGACCGTGCTAACACGCCGGACGGCCTGCGCCGGTTAGGCGAAGCCGAGCTGGAAACCCTGGCTGATGAGTTGCGCCTGGAGTTGCTCTACACGGTCGGTCAGACCGGCGGGCATTTCGGTGCCGGCCTGGGCGTCATTGAGCTGACCATCGCGTTGCATTACGTTTTCGACACCCCGGACGACCGGTTGGTGTGGGACGTGGGTCATCAGGCCTATCCGCACAAAATCCTCACCGGCCGTCGCGAGCGCATGAGCACGCTGCGCCAGAAGGACGGCGTGGCCGCTTTCCCGCGTCGCGCCGAGAGCGAGTACGACACCTTCGGTGTTGGCCATTCCAGCACCTCGATCAGTGCGGCACTGGGCATGGCCATTGCGTCGCGCCTGCAAAACAGTGATCGCAAGGCAATTGCCGTGATCGGTGACGGCGCGTTGACCGCCGGCATGGCCTTCGAGGCGCTGAACCATGCGCCGGAAGTGAACGCCAATATGCTGGTGATCCTCAACGACAACGACATGTCGATCTCGCGCAACGTTGGCGGGCTGTCGAACTACCTGGCGAAAATCCTGTCCAGCCGCACTTACGCGAGCATGCGTGAGGGCAGTAAAAAGGTCCTGTCGCGCTTGCCCGGCGCTTGGGAAATCGCTCGTCGTACCGAAGAATACGCAAAAGGCATGCTGGTCCCCGGCACGCTGTTCGAAGAGCTGGGCTGGAACTATATCGGTCCGATCGACGGCCACGACCTGCCGACCCTGATCGCCACGCTGCGCAACATGCGCGATCTAAAAGGCCCGCAGTTCCTGCACGTCGTTACCAAAAAAGGTAAAGGCTTCGCCCCCGCAGAAGTCGACCCGATCGGTTACCACGCCATCACTAAACTCGACCCCCTGGACGCTCCGGCCGCCGCGCCGAAGAAAGCCAGCGGGCCGAAGTACTCCGCGGTGTTCGGCGAGTGGCTGTGCAACATGGCCGCAGCCGACCCTCGTCTGGTGGGCATTACCCCGGCAATGAAAGAAGGCTCCGACTTGGTGGCCTTCAGCGAGCGCTTCCCGCTGCGCTATTTCGACGTGGCGATTGCCGAGCAGCACGCCGTGACCTTTGCCGCCGGCATGGCCTGCGAAGGCGCGAAACCGGTGGTCGCGATCTATTCGACGTTCCTGCAACGCGGTTACGACCAGCTGGTGCATGACGTGGCAGTGCAAAACCTCGACGTGCTGTTCGCCATCGACCGCGCTGGCCTGGTGGGCGAAGACGGCCCAACGCACGCCGGCAGCTTCGACCTGTCGTTCCTGCGCTGCATCCCCGGCATGCTGGTGATGACCCCGAGCGATGAAAACGAACTGCGCAAAATGCTCACCACCGGTTACCTCTACAACGGTCCGGCGGCGGTGCGTTACCCACGCGGTACGGGGCCGAATGCGCACATCGACAACGACCTGCAACCGATCGAAATCGGCAAAGGCGTGGTTCGCCGCCAAGGCAGCAAAGCCGCCCTGCTGGTATTCGGCGTGCAACTGGCCGAGGCGCTAAAAGTCGCCGAAACGCTGGACGCGACGGTCGTCGACATGCGTTTCGTCAAACCGCTGGATGAAGCACTGGTTCGTGAAATTGCTGGCAGCCACGATTTACTGGTGACCATCGAAGAGAACGCAATCATGGGCGGGGCCGGGGGCGCTGTCAGCGAATTCCTCGCGAGGGAAAACATCCTTAAGTCAGTGCTGCACCTGGGCCTGCCAGATGCCTACGTCGAACACGCCAAGCCTGGACAAATGTTGGCCGAATGCGGACTGGACGAGGCAGGGATCGAAGCGGCAGTGCGTGAACGCCTGCAACGGCTTAACCTCTAA
- a CDS encoding TonB-dependent receptor domain-containing protein codes for MNLARLALTLTLLPSANAFAETFERDQALKLPEMLISANRQVEARNDSSAANTVFTREDIDRLQPSSVTDLLRRVPGVQVTQSGGRGSLPGIYIRGTQSAQSLVLVDGQRIGNATSGDSNLQHINIEQVERVEVLRGSRAVIYGSDAIGGVIQIFTRRGAEQGLQPRMHVGFGSNQTWERSLGLSGGDDNTRFNLGASLDETAGINRTHESYPSDGDHDAYRNKSMSLSLSHALSDDVEIGANLLDNRGKSEFDNPFGRFDTSTLTSVQQRPYSDYDVSSVSSYVDARINDRWNTRVELGHSENRETTLDQLSDERSVFNTYRNSLNWQNDLTLNARNNLILGGDWYEDRINSSTPFEKDSRWNRAAFIQHRYQAEHFSTELGLRRDQNQQFGGQNSWSGTFTLPLNPENDVLLTYSEGFRAPTFNDLYYPDFSNPDLKPETSKSYEVQWRSQLTEHSRLEASLYRTDLKDAIIFGSNNRPQNIASARINGFEAALKQEVFGWQSNLGVAIIDPRDRDSGHTLARRARRTLSLDLDRQFDRLGLGASWQAVSSSYDDVGNRQPLAGYALLGLRSSWALNRQVKLELKVDNLLDKDYSRTLYSYDGNQYGYREEGRAWMFGVSWTPPL; via the coding sequence ATGAACCTCGCCCGCCTCGCCCTGACGCTGACCCTTCTGCCATCCGCCAACGCCTTCGCCGAGACCTTCGAGCGCGATCAGGCGCTGAAACTGCCGGAAATGCTGATCAGCGCCAACCGCCAGGTCGAAGCACGCAATGACAGCAGCGCCGCCAACACCGTGTTCACCCGTGAAGACATCGACCGTCTGCAACCGAGCAGCGTCACTGACCTGCTGCGCCGCGTGCCAGGAGTGCAAGTGACGCAAAGCGGCGGCCGTGGCAGCCTGCCGGGAATTTACATCCGCGGCACCCAATCGGCGCAAAGCCTGGTGCTGGTCGATGGCCAGCGAATCGGCAACGCCACCTCCGGCGACAGTAACCTGCAACACATCAACATCGAACAGGTCGAACGCGTGGAAGTGCTGCGTGGATCGCGTGCGGTGATTTATGGCAGCGATGCAATTGGCGGGGTGATCCAGATTTTCACCCGTCGCGGCGCCGAACAGGGTTTGCAGCCGCGGATGCACGTAGGATTTGGTAGCAACCAGACCTGGGAGCGCAGCCTCGGGTTGTCCGGTGGCGACGACAACACGCGCTTTAATCTCGGCGCCAGCCTTGATGAAACCGCCGGGATCAATCGTACCCACGAGTCCTATCCCAGCGACGGCGATCACGACGCGTATCGCAATAAGTCCATGAGCTTGAGCCTGAGCCATGCCCTGAGCGACGACGTCGAAATCGGCGCCAATCTGCTGGATAACCGTGGCAAAAGCGAATTCGACAACCCGTTCGGGCGCTTCGATACGAGTACGCTCACCTCGGTCCAGCAGCGGCCCTACAGCGATTACGACGTCAGCAGCGTCAGCAGTTACGTCGATGCGCGAATCAACGACCGGTGGAACACCCGCGTTGAGCTCGGCCACAGCGAAAATCGCGAGACGACCCTCGATCAGCTCAGCGACGAACGCAGCGTGTTCAACACCTACCGCAATTCGCTGAACTGGCAGAACGACCTGACGTTGAATGCGCGCAACAACCTGATCCTGGGCGGCGATTGGTACGAAGACCGGATCAACAGCAGCACGCCGTTCGAGAAGGACAGTCGTTGGAATCGCGCAGCGTTTATCCAGCACCGCTATCAGGCTGAACACTTCTCCACCGAACTGGGCCTGCGTCGCGACCAGAACCAGCAATTTGGCGGCCAGAACAGCTGGAGCGGCACGTTCACCCTGCCGCTGAACCCGGAAAACGACGTGCTACTGACCTACAGCGAAGGTTTCCGTGCGCCGACGTTCAACGACCTGTACTACCCGGACTTCAGCAACCCGGACCTGAAACCCGAAACCTCGAAGAGTTATGAAGTGCAATGGCGCAGTCAATTGACCGAGCACAGTCGCCTGGAAGCTTCGCTGTATCGCACTGATCTGAAAGACGCGATTATTTTCGGCAGCAACAACCGCCCGCAGAATATCGCCTCGGCGCGAATCAACGGCTTCGAAGCGGCACTCAAACAGGAAGTGTTCGGCTGGCAGAGCAACCTCGGCGTAGCAATCATCGACCCCAGAGATCGCGACAGCGGCCATACCCTCGCCCGCCGCGCACGGCGCACGTTGAGTCTGGATCTTGATCGGCAGTTTGATCGACTGGGGCTGGGGGCCAGCTGGCAGGCCGTCAGCAGCAGCTATGACGATGTGGGCAATCGTCAGCCATTGGCGGGCTATGCATTGCTCGGGCTACGCAGCAGTTGGGCGCTGAATCGGCAGGTGAAGCTGGAGCTTAAGGTCGACAACCTGCTGGACAAGGATTACAGCCGGACGCTGTACAGCTACGACGGTAATCAGTACGGGTATCGCGAGGAGGGACGGGCGTGGATGTTTGGGGTGAGCTGGACACCGCCGCTATAG
- a CDS encoding cobalamin-binding protein, which yields MRRRWLALLLLAVSGSAFAVQRVVSLAPSLSEIVIELDSADLLVGVLDAGERPVELKDIPSVGRYGQLDMERLLSLKPDLLLLWPGSVGPAQRDQLKQLNIPTYVAEPHRLEQLTAQIEAIAALLGRPARGMTLAAHLQQKLNALRQRYQREVPLRVFYQVWDQPLYTVGGGQIISDALAVCGARNVFADLALPAPQVSIEAVLQRNPEVILAGNQAQLDAWKAWPQVTAVAQGRLLQVADKGLERPSGQMIEATAKLCQLIAPSR from the coding sequence ATGCGCCGACGTTGGCTGGCGCTGTTACTGCTGGCCGTCAGCGGTTCGGCTTTTGCCGTCCAGCGCGTGGTCAGCCTCGCGCCGTCGCTCTCTGAAATCGTTATCGAGCTGGACTCGGCAGACCTGTTGGTCGGTGTGCTGGATGCCGGTGAGCGACCTGTCGAGCTCAAGGACATCCCCTCCGTGGGCCGTTATGGCCAATTGGACATGGAGCGGCTCCTGAGCCTGAAACCTGACCTGTTACTGCTTTGGCCCGGCAGCGTCGGCCCGGCGCAGCGCGATCAGCTCAAGCAACTGAACATCCCCACCTATGTCGCCGAGCCGCACCGCCTCGAACAACTCACCGCGCAGATTGAAGCCATTGCCGCGCTACTCGGGCGACCCGCACGCGGCATGACGTTGGCAGCGCATCTGCAACAGAAACTGAATGCCTTGCGCCAGCGCTATCAGCGTGAGGTGCCGTTACGCGTGTTCTATCAAGTCTGGGATCAGCCGCTGTACACCGTCGGAGGTGGGCAGATCATCAGCGATGCGCTGGCGGTGTGCGGGGCGCGCAATGTGTTTGCCGACCTGGCCTTGCCTGCGCCGCAGGTCAGTATCGAGGCTGTGTTGCAGCGTAATCCCGAGGTGATTCTGGCCGGTAATCAGGCGCAGTTGGACGCGTGGAAGGCCTGGCCACAGGTGACAGCGGTGGCGCAGGGGCGATTATTGCAGGTGGCCGACAAAGGCCTTGAGCGCCCGAGCGGGCAGATGATCGAGGCGACCGCCAAACTGTGCCAACTCATCGCACCATCACGCTGA
- a CDS encoding MFS transporter has translation MTRGQVRRRLSVNWWQYLALALLPLFVINGVFGQSEAILPVLAMPLFIAGVASMFVSLKFFGSYKHALIATQKALDTPEEPAAWIALAAKRRVALLVAGLPAWTGALAVFVGLEAVPLVLLALSTAVLFYLYRIPRQLG, from the coding sequence GTGACTCGCGGCCAAGTGCGGCGGCGACTGTCCGTCAACTGGTGGCAATACCTGGCGCTGGCCTTGTTGCCGCTGTTCGTGATCAACGGTGTGTTTGGCCAGAGTGAGGCGATTCTGCCGGTGCTGGCGATGCCGTTGTTCATCGCGGGTGTGGCGTCGATGTTTGTCAGCCTGAAGTTTTTCGGCAGCTACAAACATGCACTGATCGCCACTCAGAAAGCCCTCGATACCCCTGAAGAGCCGGCCGCCTGGATCGCCCTGGCCGCGAAGCGTCGCGTAGCGCTTCTGGTCGCAGGCCTGCCGGCGTGGACTGGTGCGCTGGCGGTCTTCGTCGGTCTTGAAGCGGTGCCGCTGGTGTTGCTGGCGCTTTCTACCGCGGTGCTGTTCTACCTCTATCGTATTCCGCGTCAACTCGGCTAA
- the ribA gene encoding GTP cyclohydrolase II encodes MPVVFVAASKLPTPFAQFTMHGFLDEENGREHVVLSLGEFADGAPVLGRLHSECLTGDALFSQRCDCGSQLEAALKAIAREGRGVLLYLRQEGRGIGLLNKIRAYALQDGGADTVEANERLGFAADQRDYAMCLPMLEHLGVKSLRLMTNNPRKVKALTDMGIVVAERVPLHTGQNPHNKLYLATKASKLDHMMGNEHQGEADRA; translated from the coding sequence GTGCCTGTCGTTTTTGTCGCCGCTTCCAAGCTGCCAACGCCTTTTGCGCAATTCACCATGCACGGGTTTCTCGATGAGGAAAACGGGCGCGAGCACGTGGTGCTGAGTCTGGGTGAGTTCGCCGACGGTGCCCCGGTACTCGGCCGGTTGCACTCCGAGTGCCTGACGGGCGATGCCTTGTTCAGCCAGCGTTGCGATTGCGGGTCACAGCTTGAGGCCGCGCTAAAGGCCATCGCCCGTGAAGGTCGTGGCGTATTGCTGTACCTGCGTCAGGAAGGTCGTGGTATTGGCCTGCTGAACAAAATCCGCGCCTATGCGCTTCAGGACGGCGGCGCCGACACCGTTGAAGCCAACGAGCGTCTGGGTTTCGCCGCTGACCAGCGCGACTACGCGATGTGCCTGCCGATGCTTGAACACCTGGGCGTTAAATCCCTGCGGCTGATGACCAACAACCCGCGCAAGGTCAAAGCCTTGACCGACATGGGGATCGTGGTCGCCGAGCGCGTGCCGCTGCACACGGGGCAAAACCCACACAACAAACTCTATTTGGCCACCAAGGCCAGCAAGCTCGACCACATGATGGGGAACGAGCATCAGGGCGAGGCCGATCGCGCGTGA
- a CDS encoding phosphatidylglycerophosphatase A codes for MTDHPKQTPAEFVPPSVWRNPWHFLAFGFGSGTLPKAPGTWGSLVALPFIPLWQMLPDWGYWLMLGITMLFGFWLCGKVADDLRVHDHEGIVWDEMVGMWITLWLVPAGWYWLVVGFLMFRFFDILKPWPIRWIDRHVHGGVGIMLDDVLAGVFAWLAMQGLVLLVA; via the coding sequence ATGACAGATCACCCCAAACAGACCCCGGCGGAATTCGTACCGCCGTCGGTTTGGCGCAATCCATGGCATTTCCTGGCGTTTGGCTTCGGCTCGGGCACCTTGCCGAAGGCTCCAGGCACGTGGGGCTCTCTGGTCGCGCTGCCCTTTATTCCGTTATGGCAGATGTTGCCTGACTGGGGCTACTGGCTGATGCTGGGCATCACCATGCTGTTCGGCTTCTGGCTGTGCGGCAAAGTAGCCGACGACTTACGCGTTCACGATCACGAAGGCATCGTCTGGGACGAGATGGTCGGGATGTGGATCACCCTGTGGCTGGTGCCCGCAGGCTGGTACTGGCTGGTGGTGGGTTTTCTGATGTTCCGCTTCTTCGACATCCTCAAACCATGGCCAATTCGCTGGATCGACCGGCACGTTCACGGCGGCGTCGGGATCATGCTCGATGACGTATTGGCCGGGGTGTTTGCGTGGCTGGCGATGCAAGGGTTGGTGCTGCTCGTCGCTTGA
- the thiL gene encoding thiamine-phosphate kinase, whose product MGEFELIRNFFAAAPCAQGGEGVALGIGDDCALLTVPLGEQLAISTDTLVAGVHFADPCDPFLLGQRSLAVAISDLAAMGATPVAFTLALTLPTVTAEWLDAYARGLNVMAQRCGVALVGGDTTRGPLSLTMTVLGRVPVGKALTRSGAQPGDLLCVGGELGNAAGALPLVLGQRTAEASIADPLLAHYWSPQPQLGLGSALRGKATSALDISDGLLADCGHIALASKVGIQVERSKLPVSKALVAFLGQSGAEDAALSGGDDYVLAFTLPSFELPPLLADGWPIHVVGRVVTGQGVVLLDAFGQDITPQTRGYQHFRETP is encoded by the coding sequence ATGGGCGAGTTTGAGCTGATCCGCAATTTCTTCGCTGCCGCGCCTTGTGCGCAGGGCGGCGAGGGCGTTGCACTGGGGATCGGCGATGACTGCGCCTTGCTGACTGTTCCTTTGGGGGAACAGTTGGCTATTTCCACCGACACCTTGGTGGCCGGTGTGCATTTCGCAGACCCCTGCGACCCGTTTTTGCTCGGTCAGCGTTCGCTGGCTGTTGCCATCAGTGACCTGGCCGCCATGGGCGCCACCCCCGTTGCCTTTACCCTTGCCCTGACCTTGCCGACGGTGACCGCCGAGTGGCTGGACGCCTACGCCCGTGGTTTGAACGTCATGGCACAGCGCTGTGGCGTAGCGTTGGTGGGCGGCGACACCACCCGTGGGCCGCTGAGCTTGACGATGACCGTATTGGGTCGGGTGCCGGTCGGCAAGGCGTTGACCCGAAGTGGCGCGCAGCCGGGCGACTTGCTGTGTGTCGGCGGTGAGCTGGGCAATGCCGCCGGGGCCCTGCCTCTGGTACTCGGTCAGCGGACCGCCGAAGCGAGCATCGCCGATCCACTGCTGGCCCATTACTGGTCGCCGCAACCGCAACTGGGTTTGGGGAGCGCGCTGCGAGGTAAAGCCACCTCGGCGCTGGATATCTCCGACGGCTTGCTCGCCGATTGCGGGCATATTGCGCTCGCCTCGAAGGTCGGCATTCAGGTTGAGCGGAGTAAGCTGCCTGTGTCGAAGGCGTTAGTCGCATTTCTCGGTCAATCGGGCGCTGAAGACGCCGCCCTGAGCGGTGGTGACGATTATGTGCTGGCCTTCACCTTACCGTCCTTCGAATTGCCGCCACTGCTGGCGGATGGCTGGCCAATTCATGTGGTCGGGCGTGTCGTGACAGGGCAGGGCGTTGTGCTGCTGGACGCTTTTGGGCAAGACATCACCCCGCAAACACGGGGCTATCAACATTTTCGGGAGACACCATGA
- the nusB gene encoding transcription antitermination factor NusB, with the protein MISDESDRFNPRDPKPADAGKPSKSVKRREARQLATQALYQWHMAKQSLNEIEAQFRVDNDFSDVDAAYFHDILHGVPAHKPEIDAVLSPCLDITIEELDPVELAVLRLSTWELLKRVDVPYRVVINEGIELAKVFGSTDGHKFVNGVLDKLAPRLREAEVKAFKR; encoded by the coding sequence GTGATTAGCGACGAAAGTGATCGTTTCAACCCGCGCGATCCAAAGCCAGCGGATGCCGGCAAGCCATCGAAAAGCGTCAAGCGTCGCGAAGCCCGTCAGCTAGCGACTCAAGCGCTGTACCAATGGCACATGGCCAAGCAGTCGCTGAACGAGATCGAAGCGCAGTTCCGGGTCGATAACGATTTCAGTGATGTCGATGCGGCGTACTTCCACGACATCCTGCACGGTGTTCCGGCCCACAAGCCTGAGATCGATGCGGTGCTGAGCCCGTGCCTGGACATCACCATTGAAGAGCTTGATCCGGTTGAACTGGCCGTTCTGCGCCTGTCCACCTGGGAACTGCTCAAGCGGGTCGATGTGCCGTACCGCGTTGTGATCAACGAAGGTATCGAGCTGGCCAAAGTCTTCGGTTCCACCGACGGCCACAAGTTCGTCAACGGTGTGCTCGACAAGCTGGCCCCGCGTCTGCGTGAAGCTGAGGTGAAGGCGTTCAAGCGCTGA